From the Microcoleus sp. FACHB-672 genome, one window contains:
- a CDS encoding NarK family nitrate/nitrite MFS transporter: MLKGLWSFQGRYRILHLTWFAFFLTFVCWFNFAPFATVIGKELSLSPEQIKTIAICNLALTIPARIIIGMLLDRFGPKVTFSTLLIFALVPCLATALSQDFNQLVLSRLLMGIVGAGFVVGIRMVSEWFPPKEIGIAEGIYGGWGNFGAFGAEFALPSVALAAGFLGAGSSNWRLAIALTGIISAIYGVIYYKTVQDTPAGVTYRKPKRNGGLEVTSAKSFYAMIAMNFGLIFALGLLAWRLAQPAIAFLSTSQMYVIWFLLAGLYAFQTYKSWQVNRETVAGQKIYPPAERYEFRQVALLEFCYITSFGSELAAVSMLPAFFENTFALEHVVAGMIAASYPFLNLVSRPSGGLISDKFGSRKWTMTAVTAGIGLSYLLARGINQSWPIPLAIAVTMLSAYFAQAGCGATYGIVPLIKKEATGQISGNVGAYGNFGGVVYLTIFSLTDAPTLFTTMGVSALICASLCGFFLKEPKGSFAAHYEEGQASQQSVEAADSMPFVIDNRNE, from the coding sequence ATGTTAAAAGGATTATGGTCTTTTCAGGGACGCTATCGCATCTTGCACCTGACGTGGTTTGCATTCTTCCTCACATTTGTTTGTTGGTTTAACTTCGCTCCTTTTGCCACCGTTATTGGCAAAGAACTAAGTTTAAGCCCAGAGCAAATCAAGACAATCGCAATTTGCAATCTCGCCCTAACAATACCGGCACGGATCATCATTGGGATGCTCCTAGATCGCTTTGGGCCAAAGGTCACATTCTCCACCCTACTAATTTTTGCGCTTGTTCCCTGTTTAGCCACTGCACTGTCTCAAGATTTTAACCAGTTGGTGTTAAGCCGGCTACTAATGGGCATTGTGGGCGCGGGATTTGTGGTGGGCATCCGCATGGTGTCTGAATGGTTCCCCCCCAAAGAAATTGGCATTGCTGAGGGCATCTATGGCGGCTGGGGCAACTTTGGCGCATTTGGGGCCGAGTTTGCCCTCCCTTCAGTTGCATTAGCGGCGGGCTTTCTCGGCGCGGGATCGTCAAACTGGCGCTTGGCAATTGCCCTCACCGGCATCATTTCCGCCATCTACGGCGTAATTTATTACAAAACTGTCCAAGACACACCAGCCGGTGTAACTTACAGAAAACCCAAGCGTAACGGTGGGTTGGAAGTAACCAGCGCCAAAAGTTTCTACGCCATGATCGCCATGAACTTTGGGTTAATTTTCGCCCTCGGTTTACTGGCATGGCGTTTGGCGCAACCAGCTATCGCCTTCCTCAGCACAAGCCAAATGTACGTGATCTGGTTTTTGCTGGCGGGTTTGTATGCGTTCCAAACCTACAAATCCTGGCAGGTAAACCGCGAAACGGTTGCCGGCCAAAAAATCTATCCTCCAGCCGAACGCTATGAATTTCGTCAAGTTGCCCTGTTAGAGTTTTGCTATATCACAAGCTTTGGTTCTGAACTCGCTGCGGTTTCCATGCTGCCGGCTTTCTTCGAGAACACATTTGCCCTAGAACACGTTGTCGCCGGCATGATTGCAGCCAGCTACCCATTTCTAAACCTAGTGTCTCGTCCCAGTGGCGGCTTGATCTCCGATAAATTTGGCAGCCGCAAATGGACGATGACCGCCGTCACCGCCGGCATTGGGTTAAGCTATCTGCTGGCACGCGGTATCAACCAAAGCTGGCCGATCCCCCTGGCGATTGCGGTAACAATGTTATCTGCCTACTTCGCCCAAGCCGGCTGCGGTGCCACCTACGGCATTGTGCCCTTGATTAAAAAAGAAGCCACCGGCCAAATTTCTGGAAATGTTGGCGCATACGGAAACTTCGGTGGTGTGGTTTATCTGACGATTTTCAGCTTGACAGACGCCCCGACTCTGTTCACGACAATGGGTGTGTCTGCCCTGATCTGCGCCAGCCTGTGCGGCTTCTTCTTGAAAGAACCGAAAGGCTCGTTTGCAGCACACTATGAGGAAGGACAAGCCTCCCAACAGTCGGTAGAGGCAGCCGATTCAATGCCCTTTGTCATAGACAACCGCAACGAATAG
- a CDS encoding molybdopterin oxidoreductase family protein: protein MTESTKTLCPYCGVGCGLEVSPPAVAGKPTHRDSKGNPTWKVQGDRSHPSSQGMVCVKGATIAESLGKDRLKYPMMRDSLDKPFERVSWDEALNAIVNRIETVRLNQGSDAICMYGSGQFQTEDYYIAQKLMKGCLGTNNFDANSRLCMSSAVSGYIQSFGSDGPPCCYEDLELTDCAFLIGTNTAECHPILFNRLRKHHKKNPNVKLIVVDPRRTTTAEAADLHLAIQPGTDIDLMNGMAHLLMRWGYLDSAFIDECTANFPDYAEVIAQYSPELVARRCGIRIDELETAAKYWGESQRVLSLWSMGINQSSEGTAKVRTIINLHLMTAQIGKPGAGPFSLTGQPNAMGGREAGGLCHILPGYRLVKNPQHRAELEQLWGLPAGQIASERGLTAWEMITGLETGEVGFLWVAATNPAVSMPDLDRTKAALLRSPFTVYQDAYYPTETAEYAHVLLPAAQWSEKTGTMTNSERVVTLCPAFREPPGSARPDWEIFAEVGRRLGFTEHFSFANSAEVHAEFVKVTKSRPCDMSGLNYSRLQAEGPIQWPCPEAEGQNHGLPALHRSQKTSAKRLYTDCRFNTPDGRARFGAFHSKGLAEPPDPDYPFVLTTGRLYGHWHTLTRTGRIEKTAGMHPNPFIEIHPRDAQKLGIQENVCVEVRSRRGFARFPAKITKAIAPGTLFVPMHWGFLWADNAEANVLTHPESCPDSLQPELKACAVRVVPVSAEPVYSEPAHQSVLPSRSASLSV from the coding sequence ATGACTGAATCAACTAAAACCCTCTGTCCTTATTGTGGTGTTGGCTGTGGCTTAGAAGTTTCGCCACCAGCAGTGGCCGGTAAGCCGACGCATCGAGACAGTAAAGGCAATCCCACATGGAAAGTCCAGGGGGATCGATCTCACCCCTCCAGTCAGGGAATGGTCTGTGTTAAGGGTGCGACAATTGCCGAATCTTTAGGAAAAGACCGGCTGAAGTATCCCATGATGCGCGACTCCCTTGATAAACCCTTTGAGCGCGTCAGTTGGGATGAAGCCCTCAACGCTATCGTCAACCGCATCGAAACCGTTCGCCTCAATCAAGGTTCAGATGCCATCTGTATGTACGGTTCCGGCCAGTTTCAAACCGAGGACTACTACATTGCCCAAAAACTGATGAAAGGGTGTTTGGGCACGAATAATTTTGATGCCAACTCCCGCCTGTGTATGTCCAGTGCGGTTTCAGGCTATATCCAAAGCTTTGGCTCCGATGGCCCACCCTGCTGCTACGAAGATTTGGAACTGACAGACTGCGCCTTTCTAATTGGCACCAACACCGCAGAGTGCCACCCCATTCTCTTCAACCGGCTGCGGAAACACCACAAAAAGAACCCCAACGTCAAACTGATTGTGGTTGATCCCCGCCGCACCACCACCGCAGAAGCCGCAGATTTACACCTCGCTATTCAACCGGGAACGGATATCGATTTAATGAATGGCATGGCCCATTTATTAATGCGCTGGGGTTATCTCGATAGCGCCTTTATTGACGAATGCACGGCAAACTTCCCCGACTATGCAGAGGTGATCGCCCAATATTCCCCGGAATTGGTCGCCAGACGCTGTGGCATCCGCATTGATGAGCTGGAAACCGCAGCAAAATACTGGGGCGAATCCCAGCGCGTTTTGTCTTTATGGTCGATGGGGATAAACCAGTCCTCGGAAGGAACCGCTAAGGTGCGAACCATCATCAATTTGCACCTGATGACCGCTCAAATTGGCAAACCGGGAGCTGGGCCATTTTCCCTCACCGGCCAGCCAAATGCAATGGGCGGACGGGAAGCCGGCGGACTTTGCCACATCTTACCGGGTTATCGTTTAGTAAAAAATCCCCAGCATCGAGCTGAGCTTGAACAATTGTGGGGATTGCCTGCCGGCCAAATTGCGTCGGAACGAGGTCTGACTGCTTGGGAAATGATCACCGGCTTGGAAACGGGTGAGGTCGGCTTCTTGTGGGTTGCCGCGACTAACCCAGCCGTGAGTATGCCCGATTTGGATCGTACCAAGGCGGCGCTGCTTCGCTCTCCCTTCACGGTTTATCAGGATGCTTACTATCCCACGGAAACAGCAGAATATGCTCACGTCTTGCTGCCGGCAGCCCAGTGGAGCGAGAAAACCGGCACCATGACCAACTCTGAGCGAGTTGTCACCCTGTGTCCCGCATTTCGTGAACCGCCCGGTTCGGCTCGACCTGACTGGGAAATTTTTGCAGAAGTCGGTCGCCGGTTGGGCTTCACGGAACACTTTAGTTTTGCAAATTCCGCTGAAGTTCATGCTGAGTTCGTTAAGGTAACAAAAAGCCGCCCTTGCGATATGTCAGGACTGAATTACAGCCGGCTACAGGCAGAAGGCCCAATTCAGTGGCCATGCCCGGAAGCAGAGGGGCAGAATCATGGTTTACCCGCTTTGCACCGTTCCCAGAAAACTTCAGCGAAACGTCTTTATACGGATTGCCGGTTTAATACGCCTGATGGACGGGCGCGATTTGGGGCTTTTCATTCTAAAGGACTGGCTGAACCCCCCGATCCCGACTATCCATTTGTGCTGACAACAGGCCGGCTTTATGGGCACTGGCACACCCTGACGCGTACCGGGCGGATTGAAAAGACGGCAGGAATGCACCCCAACCCGTTTATCGAAATTCATCCGCGTGATGCCCAAAAACTCGGCATTCAAGAGAACGTTTGTGTGGAAGTGCGATCCCGCCGTGGCTTTGCTCGCTTCCCGGCAAAAATTACCAAAGCCATTGCCCCTGGCACCCTATTTGTGCCGATGCACTGGGGTTTTTTATGGGCAGATAATGCAGAGGCAAACGTCCTGACTCATCCCGAATCTTGTCCCGACTCTCTGCAACCGGAATTAAAAGCCTGTGCGGTGCGAGTGGTGCCGGTTTCTGCTGAGCCTGTTTACTCTGAGCCGGCACACCAATCTGTTTTACCCAGTCGCTCTGCATCTCTTTCTGTGTGA
- a CDS encoding ferredoxin--nitrite reductase: MTSATAPAKNVNKFERFKAEKDGLALKDELDYFAKIGWEAIDEIDRDARLKWLGLFYRTVTPGKFMMRMRTANGILPSSHMRVYAEVVQRYGDEGNADITTRQNMQLRGIRIEDVPDIFRRFHQYGMTSVQTGMDNVRNVTGSPLAGLEADELIDTRGLCRAVQDMITGMGKGNPQFTNLPRKFNIAIAGCRDNSVHAETNDLAFIPAYKNEQIGFNIIVGGMFSPKRYIEAIPLNAWVTPEEVVAVCEAVLLVFRNHGLRANRQKARVMYLIDEWGVEKFRDEVEKQLGHSLEPAAEKDEVNWDKRDHIGVFKQKQPGLNYVGLHVPIGRLYAGEMFEIARIADVYGSGEIRLTVEQNLLIPNIPDSRMEAFLKEPILQERFTINPDNVSRWLVSCTGSQFCGFALIETKNRALAMIKALEAELTLPEPVRIHWTGCPNSCGQPQVADIGLMGTKGRKNGKVVEAADIWMGGKVGKDARLGERIMQGIPCEDLMPVLRNLLVENFGAQPRQSEYYKPPIAMAEIEGENSDE, from the coding sequence ATGACCAGCGCCACCGCGCCGGCTAAAAACGTTAACAAATTTGAAAGGTTTAAAGCTGAAAAAGATGGTTTAGCACTCAAAGATGAGCTAGATTACTTTGCAAAAATTGGCTGGGAAGCCATCGATGAAATTGACCGGGACGCCCGATTAAAATGGTTAGGTTTGTTTTATCGCACCGTCACTCCCGGCAAATTCATGATGCGGATGCGAACCGCCAATGGCATATTACCCAGCAGTCACATGAGAGTCTACGCTGAGGTGGTGCAACGCTATGGCGATGAAGGCAACGCGGACATCACCACGCGACAAAATATGCAACTTCGGGGAATTCGGATTGAAGATGTACCCGATATTTTTCGCCGGTTTCACCAGTACGGAATGACAAGTGTTCAAACCGGCATGGATAATGTACGGAATGTAACAGGTTCCCCTCTTGCTGGACTTGAAGCCGATGAATTAATTGATACACGAGGCTTGTGCCGTGCGGTTCAAGATATGATCACCGGCATGGGAAAAGGCAATCCGCAATTTACAAATTTACCTCGGAAATTTAACATTGCAATTGCCGGCTGTCGGGACAATTCTGTTCATGCGGAAACCAATGATCTTGCCTTTATTCCAGCTTATAAAAATGAGCAAATCGGCTTTAATATTATCGTGGGTGGAATGTTTTCTCCGAAGCGATATATTGAAGCAATTCCCCTCAATGCTTGGGTGACTCCTGAAGAGGTTGTCGCCGTCTGTGAAGCCGTTTTGCTTGTATTTCGTAATCACGGATTAAGGGCAAATCGGCAAAAAGCGCGGGTGATGTATCTTATTGATGAATGGGGAGTTGAGAAGTTTCGCGATGAAGTCGAAAAACAACTCGGTCATTCCCTAGAACCGGCAGCCGAAAAAGATGAAGTAAATTGGGATAAGCGCGATCATATCGGCGTTTTCAAACAGAAACAACCCGGACTAAATTATGTAGGGTTGCACGTTCCCATCGGGCGCTTATATGCCGGCGAAATGTTTGAAATTGCCCGAATTGCTGATGTTTATGGCAGCGGAGAAATTCGCCTGACGGTTGAGCAAAATTTACTGATTCCCAATATTCCAGATTCACGCATGGAAGCGTTCTTAAAAGAACCTATCCTGCAAGAGCGTTTTACCATTAATCCGGATAACGTTTCGCGCTGGTTAGTGTCTTGCACCGGCAGTCAATTTTGCGGGTTTGCCCTAATAGAAACGAAAAACCGCGCCTTAGCCATGATCAAAGCATTAGAAGCAGAATTAACCCTGCCCGAACCCGTGCGAATTCATTGGACAGGTTGCCCAAATTCTTGTGGACAACCGCAAGTTGCTGACATTGGTTTGATGGGGACAAAAGGACGCAAAAACGGTAAAGTTGTGGAAGCGGCAGACATTTGGATGGGTGGAAAAGTTGGGAAAGACGCCCGTTTAGGTGAACGAATCATGCAAGGAATTCCTTGCGAAGATTTGATGCCGGTGTTGCGAAATTTGCTCGTAGAAAACTTTGGCGCACAACCCAGGCAATCAGAATATTACAAACCGCCGATTGCAATGGCAGAAATAGAAGGGGAAAACAGTGATGAGTGA
- a CDS encoding molybdopterin oxidoreductase family protein: protein MSESIKTLCPYCGVGCGLEVTPPAQANKPTNRDAQGNPLWKVQGDRSHPSSQGMVCVKGATIAESLGKDRLLHPMVRDSLDQPFQRVSWDEAFDRIVNRIQKIRSKRGADAICFYGSGQLQTEDYYTAQKLLKGCLGTNNFDANSRLCMSSAVAAYIQSFGYDGPPCCYDDLELTDCAFLIGTNTAECHPIIFNRLRKHHKKNKNVKLIVVDPRRTTTAEAADLHLAIHPGTDIDLMNGIAHLLMRWGYIDTAFIDECTSGFPDYAEVIRHYPPELVARKCGIRMDDLETAARYWGESGRVLSLWSMGVNQSSEGTAKARTIINLHLMTAQIGKPGAGPFSLTGQPNAMGGREAGGLSLLLPGYRFVTNPQHRQEVEQFWNLPPGQIAPKPGRSAWDIITGLEDREVEFLWVVATNPLVSMPDLERTKAAMSRSPFTVYSEAYYPTETAAYAHVLLPAAQWSEKSGTMTNSERVVTLCPAFRTPPGEAKADWEVFAEVGRRLGFPQQFAFKNAAEVYAEYAQLTRNRPCDQTGISHERLKTEGPMQWPCREAGGMGLPALHRSPVASSKRLYTDLRFHTPDGRARFGAYHSKGLAEPPDPDYPFVLTNGRLYGHWHTLTRTGRIEKTAAMHPNPFIEIHPRDAQKLGIQENDWVEVQSRRGKARFPAKITKAITAGTLFVPMHWGFLWADDAEANALTHPALCPESKQPELKACAVQLVPVGTQVKAAGVGVEVQPGVLSPVASL, encoded by the coding sequence ATGAGTGAATCAATTAAAACCCTCTGCCCCTACTGCGGTGTTGGTTGCGGTTTAGAAGTTACGCCGCCGGCACAAGCGAACAAACCCACAAATCGGGATGCTCAAGGTAATCCGCTTTGGAAAGTACAGGGAGATCGCAGCCATCCTTCCAGTCAAGGCATGGTTTGCGTTAAAGGTGCCACCATTGCCGAGTCTTTAGGAAAAGACCGGCTGCTTCACCCAATGGTGCGAGACTCCCTTGATCAGCCTTTCCAACGTGTAAGTTGGGATGAAGCTTTTGATCGGATTGTCAATCGCATCCAAAAGATTCGCAGCAAGCGAGGCGCAGATGCCATCTGTTTTTATGGTTCTGGGCAACTGCAAACGGAGGATTATTACACCGCGCAAAAACTTTTAAAAGGCTGTTTGGGCACCAATAACTTTGATGCCAACTCCCGCCTGTGTATGTCGAGTGCGGTAGCGGCTTACATCCAAAGTTTTGGCTACGATGGCCCTCCCTGCTGCTACGACGATTTAGAACTGACAGACTGCGCTTTTTTAATCGGCACCAATACCGCCGAGTGTCATCCCATTATCTTCAACCGGCTACGAAAACATCACAAAAAAAATAAGAATGTCAAATTAATTGTCGTCGATCCTCGCCGCACTACGACAGCAGAAGCCGCAGATTTACATTTAGCCATTCACCCAGGTACTGATATCGATTTAATGAATGGCATCGCCCATTTATTAATGCGTTGGGGTTACATCGACACCGCATTTATTGACGAATGCACCAGCGGTTTTCCCGACTATGCAGAAGTCATTCGCCACTATCCCCCGGAACTGGTTGCCAGAAAATGCGGCATCCGCATGGATGATCTAGAAACCGCAGCCCGTTACTGGGGCGAATCTGGGCGCGTTTTGTCTTTATGGTCGATGGGGGTAAATCAATCGAGTGAGGGAACGGCTAAAGCCCGCACGATTATTAATTTGCACCTAATGACGGCTCAAATTGGCAAGCCTGGGGCTGGGCCATTTTCCCTCACCGGCCAGCCAAATGCAATGGGCGGACGGGAAGCCGGCGGGCTTTCTCTCCTGCTTCCGGGCTACCGTTTTGTCACCAATCCCCAACACCGGCAGGAAGTTGAGCAGTTTTGGAATTTACCACCGGGGCAAATTGCGCCCAAACCGGGCCGTTCTGCGTGGGATATCATCACCGGCTTAGAAGATAGGGAAGTGGAATTTCTCTGGGTTGTCGCCACCAATCCGCTTGTCAGTATGCCCGATTTAGAGCGCACGAAAGCAGCGATGAGCCGGTCACCGTTCACCGTCTATTCTGAGGCTTACTACCCCACGGAAACCGCTGCTTATGCCCACGTTTTGCTGCCGGCAGCCCAGTGGAGCGAAAAAAGCGGCACCATGACCAATTCTGAACGCGTAGTAACGCTGTGTCCAGCATTTCGCACGCCGCCAGGAGAAGCAAAGGCAGACTGGGAAGTGTTTGCAGAAGTGGGCCGCCGGTTGGGCTTTCCTCAGCAGTTTGCCTTCAAAAATGCCGCAGAAGTTTATGCAGAATACGCGCAGTTAACCCGCAATCGCCCTTGTGATCAAACCGGCATCAGTCATGAACGACTAAAAACAGAAGGCCCAATGCAATGGCCATGTCGGGAAGCAGGAGGGATGGGGTTGCCGGCTTTGCATCGTTCCCCTGTGGCTTCATCGAAAAGGCTTTACACCGATTTACGCTTTCACACCCCTGATGGACGGGCACGATTTGGGGCTTATCATTCTAAAGGACTCGCTGAACCGCCCGATCCCGACTACCCGTTTGTCTTGACAAATGGCCGGCTTTACGGACACTGGCACACCCTGACGCGCACAGGGCGAATTGAAAAGACGGCAGCAATGCACCCCAACCCGTTTATCGAAATTCATCCCCGTGATGCTCAAAAACTTGGCATTCAAGAGAATGATTGGGTTGAGGTGCAATCCCGCCGCGGAAAAGCTCGTTTCCCAGCAAAAATCACAAAAGCAATTACCGCCGGCACTTTATTTGTACCGATGCACTGGGGTTTTTTATGGGCAGACGATGCTGAAGCAAACGCCCTCACCCATCCCGCCTTATGCCCAGAGTCGAAACAACCGGAACTAAAAGCGTGTGCCGTGCAGTTAGTGCCGGTTGGCACACAGGTGAAGGCTGCCGGTGTTGGGGTTGAAGTGCAACCGGGTGTACTTTCTCCAGTTGCCTCTTTATGA
- a CDS encoding nitrate reductase associated protein: MTEFFQFEEDFVESLRCIPMQVRLKLDTCGVKLKLPHWHKFNQEERQALVDRPCTTPADIQTYRDWLHDLVVQSTGTPASDLPVEENPAWMDEKTVPASVQEKAEECGVNLLPAQWASLTPLRRFALIKLSRSGHENNNFLPALKEFNLV; this comes from the coding sequence ATGACTGAGTTTTTTCAATTTGAAGAAGATTTTGTTGAGTCCCTGCGCTGCATTCCCATGCAGGTACGTCTTAAGTTAGATACCTGTGGAGTCAAGCTAAAACTTCCCCACTGGCACAAGTTTAACCAGGAAGAACGTCAAGCGTTGGTAGATCGTCCTTGCACAACACCGGCAGACATTCAAACTTACCGAGATTGGCTGCACGATTTGGTTGTGCAAAGCACCGGCACACCAGCATCTGATTTGCCGGTTGAGGAAAATCCGGCTTGGATGGATGAAAAAACAGTGCCGGCAAGTGTGCAGGAAAAGGCAGAAGAATGTGGCGTGAATTTACTGCCGGCGCAATGGGCGTCCCTGACTCCGTTGCGGCGATTTGCTTTAATCAAACTCAGCCGTTCAGGACATGAAAATAATAACTTCTTGCCGGCACTTAAGGAATTCAACCTAGTCTAA
- a CDS encoding PsbP-related protein, whose translation MTLKMKFKLLLAIAVTNLVVLNAFPVPAQLGIRTSLAQNSAEVKNWQPYQIPNEFSIRYPSNWFLERSPQPAGATPRELIIITNLKPTLGGGRVSPNLIKTDIAIEPDNLETVVNQMLESVEPGTRLTRRGKTKVGGREALRLWFAGANTNTIITLIRYNTNETLSMKSYYQKNHSALPIIQTIHGSVRAIE comes from the coding sequence ATGACTCTAAAGATGAAATTCAAGCTTCTGCTGGCAATTGCCGTCACAAATTTAGTTGTTTTAAACGCTTTTCCCGTGCCGGCTCAACTGGGAATCAGGACAAGTTTGGCTCAGAATAGTGCTGAGGTAAAAAACTGGCAACCTTATCAAATTCCCAATGAATTTTCAATTCGCTACCCATCAAACTGGTTTTTAGAAAGAAGTCCCCAACCTGCCGGCGCGACGCCTAGAGAATTGATCATTATCACCAACCTAAAACCAACCCTTGGCGGTGGCAGGGTTTCGCCCAATTTAATTAAGACGGATATCGCCATTGAACCTGATAATTTAGAAACAGTTGTCAATCAAATGCTCGAATCTGTTGAACCTGGAACTCGGTTAACTCGCAGAGGAAAAACGAAAGTGGGTGGGCGAGAAGCCTTAAGACTTTGGTTTGCCGGCGCAAACACCAACACAATTATTACTTTAATTCGTTACAACACGAATGAAACACTTTCTATGAAAAGTTATTATCAAAAAAATCACTCAGCCCTTCCAATCATTCAAACAATTCATGGTTCTGTTCGAGCGATAGAGTGA